Proteins co-encoded in one Arachis hypogaea cultivar Tifrunner chromosome 13, arahy.Tifrunner.gnm2.J5K5, whole genome shotgun sequence genomic window:
- the LOC112735218 gene encoding uncharacterized protein, translated as METLMQKYNIIHKVATAHHPQTNRQVEVSNQEIKRILENMVKLHRKDWSTRLGDALWAYRTVYKTPIERKLQLEELECLRLGGYDNAHIYKERTKAVHDRHIKRKKFQVGDLVLLYNSRLRLLPGKLRSRWNGPYIVDKVVSYGVVHLHHPTSATIFKVNGHRLKLYHHTNPKSDKEV; from the exons ATGGAAACATTAATGCAGAAGTATAACATTATTCATAAGGTGGCCACTGCTCACCACCCACAGACAAATAGACAAGTTGAGGTATCTAACCAGGAAattaagaggattctagagaacaTGGTAAAGCTccataggaaagattggagcactCGATTAGGGGATGCCTTGTGGGCCTACCGGACCGTCTATAAGACTCCAATAG AAAGAAAGCTACAGTTGGAGGAGTTAGAGTGTTTAAGGTTGGGGGGTTATGATAATGCCCACATATACAAAGAAAGAACTAAAGCGGTGCATGATCGGCATATCAAGCGGAAGAAATTCCAAGTGGGTGATTTGGTACTACTATACAACTCAAGGTTGAGGTTGCTACCCGGGAAGCTCAGATCAAGATGGAATGGTCCGTATATTGTTGATAAAGTTGTGTCCTATGGAGTTGTTCACTTACATCATCCTACTAGTGCTACCATCTTCAAGGTGAATGGTCATAGGCTCAAGTTATACCATCATACCAATCCCAAGAGTGACAAGGAGGTGTAG